The DNA segment CAGTACCGAACGAGACGGAAACCGGGCTGTTTAATCAGAGCAGTCCGGTTAAATACGCCTCGAAACTTTATGCGGAACCCAATGTCAGGCGTCTTGCGAGCAAGTAAGCGGTTCCATGGACTTCACGGATTTTGATCGACGGCGTATTGAGCTGTATGTCGCGGGTCTTCATGGTGCTGACCATGGTCAAAGCGCTAGAGATGTACCACGAGATACGGTGATATGTGGTTCATGCGAGACGCGTTCCAGTATTGAACGTCGAAATGTCGATCGTTTTCCAAAAGGACTTGGGGCCGTCTACAGTGCGTATGTGAGGCAGGCTCAGGCGCTTTTTTCCTTCGTAGCCCCCACGTCAAGTTTTTCCGTTTGCGCGGCTGACAATCGATCGCGGTTTTTGAATCCGACGATTGTGAAATCGCGACTTGTGGCAGACAGAAATTCGCAGGGCGTATTGCTGCCGCTTGATAGAAATCGTCACTGGGGCGAATTGTTGCACCTGTCGAAGTTTGATCGTCCGTTTGATCAGAAGGATGACAGACTTGTTTGGCGGGGGGCAACGACAGGGGTTTTTAATAGGGCAGGTTTATCTGTCGATTATTCCGCGCGCTATTATGTGGCGTTACAGAATCATAAAAATGCAAATATTGATATTAAATACAATAAGATAGTTCAATTGGATGAGTGCGTTCCTGACATTCCAATTGAATTGATCAAGGCGCATCATGATCCGCAGGG comes from the Ancylobacter pratisalsi genome and includes:
- a CDS encoding glycosyl transferase family 90; its protein translation is MDFTDFDRRRIELYVAGLHGADHGQSARDVPRDTVICGSCETRSSIERRNVDRFPKGLGAVYSAYVRQAQALFSFVAPTSSFSVCAADNRSRFLNPTIVKSRLVADRNSQGVLLPLDRNRHWGELLHLSKFDRPFDQKDDRLVWRGATTGVFNRAGLSVDYSARYYVALQNHKNANIDIKYNKIVQLDECVPDIPIELIKAHHDPQGLSLAQQMASKFLLCLEGNDVATALKWMMASNSTVIMPTPTCETWFCEGELVPWEHYVPIDNDLSNIEDVYDWCLTNNIRCREIAQNGKRFISKFLSVWNEANIIREVINCYVNSSDIDVHFPLRDRVFQAGNCVGLQFRFARFLASTVLMRRGIGAF